Proteins from a genomic interval of Trifolium pratense cultivar HEN17-A07 linkage group LG6, ARS_RC_1.1, whole genome shotgun sequence:
- the LOC123892567 gene encoding uncharacterized protein LOC123892567, with product MGELYALDFDGVICDSCGESSLSALKAAKVRWPSLFDGVDSTTEDWIIDQMHIVRPVVETGYENLLLVRLLLETRTPSTRKSSVAEGLAVEGILENWSKLKPIIIEEWGENRDALIDLFGKVRDEWLEQDFAAWIGANRIYPGVSDALKFASSRVYIVTTKQSRFADALLRELAGVTIPPERIYGLGTGPKVEILKQLQKRPEHQGLTLHFVEDRLATLKNVIKEPELDKWNLYLGNWGYNTAQEKEEAAAISRIRVLELSDFSKKLR from the exons ATGGGTGAGCTTTACGCTTTGGACTTCGATGGAGTCATCTGTGATAGCTGCGGAGAAAGCTCTCTCTCTGCTCTCAAG GCTGCTAAAGTGAGATGGCCTAGTTTGTTTGATGGGGTGGATTCAACCACAGAAGATTGGATAATTGACCAGATGCATATA GTGCGACCAGTAGTGGAAACTGGATATGAAAACCTTTTACTTGTGAGATTGTTGCTAGAGACGAGAACACCTTCTACCAGGAAGTCTTCG GTTGCAGAGGGGCTTGCAGTTGAGGGTATATTGGAGAATTGGTCCAAGTTGAAGCCTATTATTATTGAGGAATGGGGCGAGAATAGGGATGCTTTGATAGATCTGTTTGGAAAGGTCAGAGATGAATGGTTGGAGCAGGATTTTGCTGCTTGGATTGGTGCAAACAG AATATATCCTGGTGTTTCTGATGCATTAAAATTTGCAAGCTCAAGGGTGTACATTGTCACCACAAAACAG AGCCGCTTTGCTGATGCTTTACTTCGAGAGCTCGCTGGAGTAACCATACCACCTGAAAGGATATACGGTCTGGGAACTGG TCCTAAGGTAGAAATTCTAAAGCAGCTTCAAAAGAGACCAGAGCACCAAGGACTGACACTGCA CTTTGTTGAGGATCGGCTAGCTACGTTAAAAAATGTGATCAAAGAGCCTGAGTTAGACAAATGGAATTTGTATCTAG GGAATTGGGGTTACAACACTGCACAAGAGAAAGAGGAAGCTGCGGCTATCTCCAGAATTCGCGTTCTAGAGCTCTCTGACTTCAGCAAGAAGTTGAGATAG
- the LOC123890650 gene encoding ATG8-interacting protein 1-like isoform X1 has translation MAGTEDEGEKASRGNDWEVVSLTASTYAAAPGPDEVELKDDDKEDAYASDEAETSNALFMSGHFAFPPSKHENLPLEPDYGEIHNESGDKDIAPEETREEVTMPSGKDDENLTLAGLDVSKEFEDMQYYDEKINRLSVHGKQFEEGTTLPDFGLTEKEDSLYRPAKYTSFPSEPAIGAVKAYDESMVESETTELAEQETIASPDLSLSKNSSKDDEQNPSDLPCGAWWKRSAASIYAHAKETNTFWSVFIAATVMGLVMLGQRWQQEKALQLKWHINITDEARGRVLSPMIRLKDVIIGGHRRGSLIRESSSAEI, from the exons ATGGCAGGAACTGAAGATGAAGGGGAAAAGGCTTCTCGCGGTAATGATTGGGAGGTTGTATCTCTCACGGCTTCAACTTATGCAGCTGCTCCTGGTCCTGATGAAGTTGAGTTGAAAGATGATGACAAGGAAGATGCATATGCATCGGATGAAGCTGAGACTTCAAATGCTTTGTTTATGTCTGGTCACTTTGCCTTTCCACCAAGTAAGCATGAAAACTTGCCATTGGAACCTGACTATGGTGAGATTCATAATGAATCTGGAGACAAAGATATTGCCCCTGAAGAGACTCGTGAAGAAGTGACCATGCCTAGTGGAAAGGATGATGAAAACTTGACATTAGCTGGATTGGATGTCTCAAAGGAGTTTGAGGATATGCAATATTATGATGAGAAAATCAACAGATTATCTGTTCATGGCAAACAGTTTGAGGAAGGTACAACTTTACCAGATTTTGGTTTGACCGAAAAAGAGGACAGTTTGTATCGCCCTGCAAAATACACTTCATTCCCCAGTGAACCAGCTATTGGTGCTGTAAAAGCATATGATGAAAGCATGGTTGAGTCTGAAACAACCGAATTGGCAGAGCAAGAAACAATTGCATCTCCTGATTTATCACTGTCAAAGAACTCTTCCAAAGATGACGAACAAAACCCTTCAGATCTTCCTTGCGGAGCTTGGTGGAAGAGAAGCGCTGCCTCCATATATGCTCATGCAAAGGAGACAAATACATTTTGGTCTGTTTTTATTGCAGCAACAGTGATGGGTCTGGTGATGCTTGGTCAACGCTGGCAACAGGAAAAAGCTTTACAACTTAAGTGGCATATCAATATTACTGATGAG GCAAGGGGCAGGGTGCTTTCTCCCATGATTCGACTCAAAGATGTGATTATTGGTGGCCACCGCCGTGGCTCCTTGATCAGAGAAAGCTCCTCCGCTGAAATCTAA
- the LOC123890650 gene encoding ATG8-interacting protein 1-like isoform X2: MAGTEDEGEKASRGNDWEVVSLTASTYAAAPGPDEVELKDDDKEDAYASDEAETSNALFMSGHFAFPPSKHENLPLEPDYGEIHNESGDKDIAPEETREEVTMPSGKDDENLTLAGLDVSKEFEDMQYYDEKINRLSVHGKQFEEGTTLPDFGLTEKEDSLYRPAKYTSFPSEPAIGAVKAYDESMVESETTELAEQETIASPDLSLSKNSSKDDEQNPSDLPCGAWWKRSAASIYAHAKETNTFWSVFIAATVMGLVMLGQRWQQEKALQLKWHINITDE, translated from the exons ATGGCAGGAACTGAAGATGAAGGGGAAAAGGCTTCTCGCGGTAATGATTGGGAGGTTGTATCTCTCACGGCTTCAACTTATGCAGCTGCTCCTGGTCCTGATGAAGTTGAGTTGAAAGATGATGACAAGGAAGATGCATATGCATCGGATGAAGCTGAGACTTCAAATGCTTTGTTTATGTCTGGTCACTTTGCCTTTCCACCAAGTAAGCATGAAAACTTGCCATTGGAACCTGACTATGGTGAGATTCATAATGAATCTGGAGACAAAGATATTGCCCCTGAAGAGACTCGTGAAGAAGTGACCATGCCTAGTGGAAAGGATGATGAAAACTTGACATTAGCTGGATTGGATGTCTCAAAGGAGTTTGAGGATATGCAATATTATGATGAGAAAATCAACAGATTATCTGTTCATGGCAAACAGTTTGAGGAAGGTACAACTTTACCAGATTTTGGTTTGACCGAAAAAGAGGACAGTTTGTATCGCCCTGCAAAATACACTTCATTCCCCAGTGAACCAGCTATTGGTGCTGTAAAAGCATATGATGAAAGCATGGTTGAGTCTGAAACAACCGAATTGGCAGAGCAAGAAACAATTGCATCTCCTGATTTATCACTGTCAAAGAACTCTTCCAAAGATGACGAACAAAACCCTTCAGATCTTCCTTGCGGAGCTTGGTGGAAGAGAAGCGCTGCCTCCATATATGCTCATGCAAAGGAGACAAATACATTTTGGTCTGTTTTTATTGCAGCAACAGTGATGGGTCTGGTGATGCTTGGTCAACGCTGGCAACAGGAAAAAGCTTTACAACTTAAGTGGCATATCAATATTACTGATGAG TAA